GGGGGCGATCTTCTGGGAGCCGGGGAAGATCTGGAAGATCTGAAGTCCCTGGCGGTGGAGCGCCGTGAAGACGATTTATTGGAAACGTCAAAGAAAAAGTGGGAGCGAACCGGATTGGTCTCATGGAATTTCGGGGAGTTGCCTTCTAAGGTGGAATTGGGGAAAGACTCCCTGGGGTTGATGCGGTATGCTTATCCGGCCCTGGTAGCGGAAGGCGAGACGGTTGCCCTCCGACTTTTCGAAGATCCCGGAGAGGCTCAGAAAGAAAGCCTCAAAGGTCTGATGCTTCTCTATCAGTTGGCTTTTGCTCCTGAACTCAAGCATCTGAAGAGGTCCTGGATTTTTCCCGAGAACATGGCTCCCATGACGTTTTTTATGGGGAGCCGTTCCGAAGCCACGCGCAGCCTTCAAAACTACATGCTGCGGGAACTACTCGATCTGGGCGCCCCGCAGTGGCCGAGCCGGGATAAGTTTATTGAAACATTGGAAAATCTGAAGGGAAGGTTGGCCGACGCCGGCCGGGAAATGCTGGAAGAAGTCCTTCAGGCTGTTCTGGAACGCCACATGGCGCGTTCTTCCCTGGATCGTTTTCGCAAAATGGCTGGAAACAATCCCATGGTGCTGCGTCGCATCGATCTTCTTTTCGAGGAGCTGAATAAACTTGTGCCGAAAGATTTTCTGGATCATTATTGCCGGAAGCATATTCGGGAATTGCCCCGTTATCTCAAAGCGCTTCAGGTGCGCGGAGAACGTGTGTATGTCTCTCCCGGCAAAGATCTTCTGAAAGGGGAACCGCTTGCCCTCCATCAGAAGCGCTATGAAGAGATGGTGCGGGAGATCTTGCGTCAACCGGCCGAGGAAGGGTTTCGACTGGTGGATGATTTCCGCTGGATGCTGGAGGAATTCAAAATCAGTCTTTTTGCTCCGGAGATAAAGACTCGATATCGTGTATCCCAAAAACGTCTGGAAGAAAAATGGCAGGAATGGCTGACCTGGAAGGGAAGGATCGGGTAATTCCCTCTGTGATTGAAAATCCGTCGCTTCTTCAATCACACATACTCAGTGTGCTCCAAAAAAACTGCAACGGCAAATCCCTGTTTCAGGTCGAGGGGTGTAAAGGGGTTGCGTCTTCGAGTGTGATGCTGTTGCTCGGAGAGCAGGTCGTGCGGGAGGGAGACCCCCCCGAGGTTTGCGTCATACTCAACAAACGTTCTTCCATGGTGCCGCAGCCTGGAGATCTGTGCTGTCCGGGAGGAACTGTGGAAAAAAGCCTGGACCCTTATCTGGCGAAGCTTTTGTGGCTTCCGGGGTCACCTCTTTTTCGCTGGCCCTACTGGGAACAATTTCGATCGGAACAGCCGCAGCGTGCGCGCCTCATGTCCCTGCTGCTCGCGGCCGGCCTGAGAGAGAGCTGGGAGGAAATGCGCCTCAACCCTTTATTCACCCGATTCATGGGGCCCCTTCCCGCGCAATGCCTGCTTTTGTTTCATCGGATCATCCACCCCATGGTGGGCTGGGTTTCATGGCAGAAAAAGTTCGTTCCCAGCTGGGAAGTGGAAAAGGTGGTCTCCATCCCTCTGCGATCCTTGTTCAACCGGTTTCAATACGCCCGCTACCGGCTTTATGTTCCCAAGTCCCTCGAAAAGGAGTTTCACGGCGGCACAAAGGATTTCGCCTGTTTTCTCTACCCCCATCAAGGGGAGACGGAAATTCTCTGGGGCGTAACCTACAAGATCGTGACCTACTTTATGGATCTGCTCTTCGGTTTCAAACCGCCTTCAATGGACCGCCTGCCCCTCGTGCCGGGGGTGTTGGACGAGAACTATATGAATGGAAGGCAGTCGGCCTCCATTTTTTCCGCCAGGGAAAGGAATGACGGCAATGGCTCAGGTAGGTGATCTGGTGCTGGCCTATATGGAAGGCTCCCCCGCTTTTTTCGCTCGAATCGAAGGTATTGCGCCCGATGTGAAACCTGAATGGTTTCAGTTGAAATTGCTGGTCCTTCAGGTTCCTCTTCTGGTCATTACCTGGATTTTGCGGGAGGAATATATCAATGGGCAGGAATTCACCATGGGAGGCCGGCCCGTGAGGTTGGAGAAGGTGGTTTCCCCTGAAAGGGCGGGGGAGGAAGCTCCCGCCGGGATTTCTCCCGGTCCCGAAGAGCCGTCTCCGGCTGAAGATGCGCAAAAGGATTCCGGACCTGCACATCAACGCCCGCCCGGGAAAGGCAAGGTGGTATCTTTGATGGATCGAAAGAAAAAGGATCAACCTTCCTGATGGGGATGCCACCAATGGTCGTGGCCTTCAAACCACCAGGAGGTTGAATCCGTTTGAAGGATCTGGTCGGCCAGTTCCTTGGCGATGTTCGTTCTCAGGCGCTTCAGTGCGAAATGGATCCACTTGGGGGCATAAGCGTTTCCCAGGTCGCTTTGCTCCTTGAGTTCCAGGATGAGGTCCAGCTGATCGGCGTCGTGCACGAGTTTGGCCTCTTGTGTCTCGTTTTCTCTGTATTCTTCCATCAAAGCTTTGAAATCGTCGCCGAAAGGGAGCGTTTCCGCCAGGTGGTGGATGGCCTTTTTTTCATCCACGTCCACATAACGTTTATTGACGTAGTTCATATCTCCCGTGCGCGCCTCAGGAACGTCGTGGAAGAGACAGAGGGATACGATCTTGAAGGGATCCACATTTTCTGACATTCGTGCCAGAGTATAGCCGATAAGAGCGACGCGGAAGGAATGGTCCGCAACGGATTCGCGCCCCGATCCGAGGAATTGGAACCCGGACCGGGGCGTTTTTTTGAGCATTCCCAGTTCGAAAAAGAAGTTGACGATATTCCTGCCGACCGATGAATTCAACCTTGTGCCGCCTCCATTTTTCAGTTTTGCCTTAGGGAGTGAATCGTTCTTTAAGTACCTAAAGTACCTATCCGGAAATACCTTCTGGATTCTTTGACACCCCCCTTGGTCCCCCCTCGAGGGGGGACCAAGGGGGGTGTCCGCTGCCGAGGAAGGTTTTCGGATAGGCTCTAAATCCCCATTCACCACGGAGGCACAGAGATCACAGAGAGATTCCCTAAGAATTCCAAAATCCTCTCCGTGCCCTCCGTGTCTCCGTAGTGAATAACGGAATATTGGAATCGGCCAACTCCCTTACCTGTCGTCACGTATTTGTGCTAGCATTCAATGGCTTCATGAATTCCTTTACCCGCCAGCACCATCGGGGTCACATTCTCTTCCGGTGGAATCAAACAGTTGATGATGGCCGGTCCCGGAGCGGACAGGACTTCGGGCAGGGTCTTCAAAACGTCTTCGTCCGTTTTGAATGTATATCCGGGAATGCTGTATGCCTTGGCCAGCTGGGCAAAATCCGGATGAAACTTGAAGTTCGTCGCCATGTAACGCCCTTCGCAATAAAATTCCTGGAGCTGCCTCACCATCCCGAGGGCAAAGTTGTTCAGGATGATGATTTTTATGGGCAAGCCCTGCTCGACCATGGTTCCCAGCTCCTGGATGGTCATCTGAATGCTCCCATCGCCGGTCACCAGGATGGTCTGCTGGTTGGGGCGGCCTATCTGAGCGCCGACGGATGCGGGCAGGCCAAATCCCATGCATCCGAGGCCTCCGGAGGATACCAGTGTTCCCGGACTGCGGAAATGGTAGTATTGAGCCACCCACATCTGATGCTGCCCTACGTCCGTGACGACCAGAGCTTCACCTCTGGTGAGAGCGCAAAGCTGTTCAATGATGAACTGGGGTTTGAGGCCGTTGGTTCTGCTGTAAGTGAGTGGGTACTGCTCTTTGAGTTCCCTGATGCGCGCATCCCATTCGGACCGGTCGATTTTTTCAAGAAGGGGAAGGAGAGCGGTCAGAATGTTTTTGACATCCCCGACGAGGGGGACATGAGTCTCAACGATCTTTCCGATTTCAGCAGGATCGATATCGATGTGGATCACCGTGGCATTGGGCGCGAAGGCTTTGATGTTCATGGTGACGCGGTCGTCGAATCGTGCTCCTATGCCGATCAAAAGGTCACATTCCGTGACGGCGAGGTTGGCGTATCGCGTGCCGTGCAGCCCCAGCATTCCAAGAAAAAGAGGGTGATCCCCCGGAAAACTGGCCAGTCCCATGAACGTGTTGGTCACGGGCGCCGAGATGGTTTCGGCAAGTTGCAGCAATTCCTGCTCTGCGTTCGAACTGATGACTCCGCCGCCGGCATAAATCAGGGGCCTCCTGCTTTCCTTGATGAGCTTTGCGATGGTCTGAATCTTGTAAGGGTGGCCCCGGTA
This region of Desulforhabdus amnigena genomic DNA includes:
- a CDS encoding CoA pyrophosphatase, whose translation is MAGMADLEGKDRVIPSVIENPSLLQSHILSVLQKNCNGKSLFQVEGCKGVASSSVMLLLGEQVVREGDPPEVCVILNKRSSMVPQPGDLCCPGGTVEKSLDPYLAKLLWLPGSPLFRWPYWEQFRSEQPQRARLMSLLLAAGLRESWEEMRLNPLFTRFMGPLPAQCLLLFHRIIHPMVGWVSWQKKFVPSWEVEKVVSIPLRSLFNRFQYARYRLYVPKSLEKEFHGGTKDFACFLYPHQGETEILWGVTYKIVTYFMDLLFGFKPPSMDRLPLVPGVLDENYMNGRQSASIFSARERNDGNGSGR
- a CDS encoding HD domain-containing protein, giving the protein MNSSVGRNIVNFFFELGMLKKTPRSGFQFLGSGRESVADHSFRVALIGYTLARMSENVDPFKIVSLCLFHDVPEARTGDMNYVNKRYVDVDEKKAIHHLAETLPFGDDFKALMEEYRENETQEAKLVHDADQLDLILELKEQSDLGNAYAPKWIHFALKRLRTNIAKELADQILQTDSTSWWFEGHDHWWHPHQEG
- the ilvB gene encoding biosynthetic-type acetolactate synthase large subunit → MEMTVAEALVRCLEKENVEVIFGYPGGAMLPIYDSLYRFSSIKHVLVRHEQGAVHAADGYARVTRKVGVCMATSGPGATNLVTGIANAYMDSIPLVIFTGQVPTVQIGTDAFQEVDITGITMPITKHNYLLKDPTKLATVVKNAFHIAATGRPGPVLIDIPKDVAQAKIDFKYPKTVHLRGYKPTYRGHPYKIQTIAKLIKESRRPLIYAGGGVISSNAEQELLQLAETISAPVTNTFMGLASFPGDHPLFLGMLGLHGTRYANLAVTECDLLIGIGARFDDRVTMNIKAFAPNATVIHIDIDPAEIGKIVETHVPLVGDVKNILTALLPLLEKIDRSEWDARIRELKEQYPLTYSRTNGLKPQFIIEQLCALTRGEALVVTDVGQHQMWVAQYYHFRSPGTLVSSGGLGCMGFGLPASVGAQIGRPNQQTILVTGDGSIQMTIQELGTMVEQGLPIKIIILNNFALGMVRQLQEFYCEGRYMATNFKFHPDFAQLAKAYSIPGYTFKTDEDVLKTLPEVLSAPGPAIINCLIPPEENVTPMVLAGKGIHEAIEC